In Synergistaceae bacterium, a genomic segment contains:
- a CDS encoding TRAP transporter large permease: MSAFVLVTLLLLFVLLLGLPVAFSLGVTSVVLILQFGLPIKLVANTIFTSMDSFVLIAIPLYILMSQILLDGHIGDDLFEVMNAWVRHLPGGLAIATILACAFFAAITGSGAATAATIGMVAFPALTERGYDKRFTLGLLAAGGTLGILIPPSIPLILYGSITEESVGKLFMAGIIPGLILAGIFIAYAVWKSTRGGFTSMPRTSWKERFEITLKNFWGILLPFLIVGGIYSGSFTPTEAAAIGLVYSLFVTLVIYRTIRFQDIPTICLKSVGTSCMIAMVVAGAVLFGRVMTMLEIPQKLTELIISSQLSPIMFILAMNALMIVLGCILETVSIVLLTMPLVTPLLAVLNIDPIWYAIILTVNMTMALITPPVGMNLYVINSLRDDITMKDVISGVLPFVVLIFLFLILTIAFPVMSTWLPSVM; encoded by the coding sequence ATGAGCGCTTTTGTGCTGGTCACACTGTTGCTCCTTTTCGTGCTGTTGCTGGGGTTGCCCGTGGCTTTCTCGCTGGGTGTGACGTCGGTGGTGCTCATTTTACAGTTCGGGCTTCCGATCAAACTCGTCGCCAACACGATCTTTACTTCCATGGACAGCTTCGTCCTCATCGCCATTCCCCTCTATATCCTGATGAGCCAGATATTGCTGGACGGACATATCGGTGACGACCTATTCGAGGTCATGAACGCCTGGGTGCGCCATCTCCCCGGAGGTCTCGCCATCGCGACGATCTTGGCATGTGCCTTCTTCGCGGCAATCACCGGATCTGGAGCCGCAACAGCCGCCACCATCGGCATGGTGGCCTTCCCCGCTCTGACGGAACGGGGTTACGACAAACGTTTCACCTTGGGACTTCTAGCGGCAGGGGGGACTCTGGGAATCCTGATCCCTCCGAGCATTCCCCTGATCCTCTACGGCTCAATCACGGAGGAGTCGGTGGGAAAGCTTTTCATGGCCGGGATTATTCCGGGGCTTATACTTGCGGGGATATTCATTGCCTATGCCGTCTGGAAAAGCACGCGAGGCGGTTTTACTTCGATGCCTCGTACCTCCTGGAAAGAGCGATTCGAGATAACCTTGAAGAATTTCTGGGGAATCCTCCTGCCGTTTTTAATCGTGGGAGGCATCTACTCCGGGTCCTTCACTCCAACGGAAGCCGCCGCTATCGGGCTTGTCTATAGTCTCTTCGTCACGCTGGTTATTTATCGCACGATCCGTTTCCAGGATATTCCGACCATCTGTCTGAAGTCAGTGGGAACGAGCTGTATGATTGCTATGGTTGTGGCTGGGGCTGTGCTTTTCGGCCGCGTCATGACGATGCTGGAGATTCCGCAGAAGCTGACGGAACTGATTATTTCCTCTCAACTCTCTCCGATTATGTTCATCTTAGCTATGAACGCACTGATGATCGTTCTGGGGTGCATCTTGGAGACGGTATCGATCGTCCTTCTGACCATGCCCCTAGTAACACCGCTTCTGGCGGTCCTGAACATCGACCCGATATGGTACGCCATCATCCTGACGGTGAACATGACGATGGCATTGATCACGCCCCCCGTTGGAATGAATCTTTATGTTATCAACAGCCTCAGAGACGACATCACTATGAAGGATGTCATTTCGGGCGTTCTTCCCTTCGTTGTTCTGATCTTCCTATTTTTGATCCTGACCATCGCGTTCCCGGTGATGAGCACCTGGCTACCGTCAGTCATGTGA
- a CDS encoding TRAP transporter small permease, which yields MKTLRLYVEKINLAIGYACGLGILLMGLILAYGVVCRYFLGSPTIWTEETSVYIFTWTMLAGSAYTLMRGKHVRIDLIFERLPQKAQCALDALTSLAGIAFSAVVSWQAWEMMQSSFRFNKVSATLLRVPTWIPQCALLLGFVLLTFQFAFIFVDRVQTLRGGDGQ from the coding sequence ATGAAAACATTACGTTTGTACGTGGAAAAAATCAACCTGGCGATAGGGTACGCGTGCGGACTCGGTATTCTGCTGATGGGGTTGATTCTGGCCTACGGGGTCGTCTGCCGTTATTTCCTTGGATCGCCCACAATATGGACTGAGGAAACGTCCGTCTATATTTTCACATGGACGATGTTGGCAGGCAGCGCTTACACGCTGATGCGGGGAAAGCATGTCCGCATCGACCTAATCTTCGAGCGGCTTCCTCAAAAGGCGCAATGCGCGCTGGATGCCCTGACGAGTCTTGCCGGCATCGCCTTCAGCGCCGTCGTCAGTTGGCAGGCGTGGGAAATGATGCAGTCATCTTTCAGGTTCAACAAGGTATCGGCCACCTTGTTGAGGGTGCCGACGTGGATACCGCAGTGCGCTCTCCTTTTGGGATTCGTGCTGTTGACTTTTCAATTCGCGTTCATCTTCGTGGACCGTGTTCAGACTTTGAGGGGAGGCGATGGGCAATGA
- a CDS encoding DctP family TRAP transporter solute-binding subunit, producing the protein MKKCRGKLGFMFCCVAPLLVLGAAFLPVVAEAKMEFWLSNQFPASHHISKGLVLFANKVKEYSNGEVECKIFDSAQLYKDTEIVEALQDALIDTGLVATNKWSGMIPAIDIFEMPFVFKDLSSIKKFLDAGASALLDKELESKGVKNLFWVDYGYVQFFNSKRPLTKPDDMKGLTMRSFSGADAEALQILGAAPTVMSSSEMYMALQRGTVDGATTGMPAAVSRKINEVQKYMTLANYTTAQFAVQANLDWWNELSAEEKEVILKAGQDTETWIRGAIADSENEAQKVIANSGVEIYTFNEAERKIFQEATLPVRDSFAQKTGNIGKQLLEMAQNAD; encoded by the coding sequence ATGAAAAAGTGTCGAGGTAAGTTGGGTTTTATGTTCTGTTGCGTCGCACCGCTTTTGGTTTTGGGAGCAGCATTTTTGCCGGTTGTCGCGGAGGCGAAAATGGAATTTTGGTTGTCAAATCAATTTCCCGCGTCACACCATATTTCCAAAGGGCTCGTCCTCTTCGCAAATAAGGTCAAAGAATACTCGAACGGTGAGGTCGAGTGCAAGATTTTCGACTCTGCTCAGCTCTATAAAGACACAGAGATCGTGGAAGCGCTTCAGGATGCCCTTATCGACACCGGTTTGGTTGCGACCAACAAATGGTCGGGCATGATCCCGGCCATCGATATTTTCGAGATGCCCTTTGTCTTCAAGGATCTGAGTTCCATCAAAAAATTTCTAGATGCCGGCGCGAGCGCACTGTTAGACAAAGAACTCGAAAGCAAGGGCGTCAAAAATCTCTTTTGGGTGGATTACGGTTATGTTCAGTTCTTCAACAGCAAGCGTCCCCTGACGAAACCCGATGATATGAAGGGCCTGACTATGCGCTCCTTCAGTGGCGCCGACGCCGAGGCTCTGCAAATTCTGGGAGCGGCCCCTACAGTCATGAGTTCGTCCGAGATGTACATGGCGTTGCAGCGTGGCACGGTGGACGGCGCGACGACGGGAATGCCCGCCGCGGTCTCTCGTAAAATCAATGAGGTCCAAAAGTACATGACTCTCGCCAACTACACTACGGCCCAGTTCGCTGTTCAGGCGAATTTGGACTGGTGGAACGAGCTTTCCGCAGAAGAAAAAGAAGTCATTCTGAAGGCGGGGCAGGACACGGAGACCTGGATTCGCGGAGCCATCGCCGACTCGGAGAACGAGGCCCAAAAGGTCATCGCGAACTCTGGAGTTGAAATATATACCTTCAACGAAGCCGAGCGCAAAATATTCCAAGAAGCGACCCTCCCAGTTCGCGACTCTTTCGCTCAAAAGACGGGCAACATCGGCAAGCAGCTCCTGGAAATGGCCCAAAACGCGGATTGA